Proteins encoded within one genomic window of Haloarcula marismortui ATCC 43049:
- a CDS encoding ABC transporter permease, with translation MQRSLEWLGTAAFRIGYIAIFVVMLLPLGIVIATSFSASGNLQFPPQALSLRWYSAFFADVVWLRAFDNSLVVGVGTTVVATFMGITAAFGLEAHRGRFGDILTPIVILPLLIPPVILGVTLLVYFSRLGFRSSYLSIILAHSLWATPLVFFVMQSVFQRFDWQLRDAGMDLGANPIRVFIHVILPNVKSGILVSALLAFIISLQEFVMALFLSNYQTQTIPVLAWNSLRQSLTPIVSVVSTFLILISVVGLLAAALATNIEFVAKRLS, from the coding sequence ATGCAACGTAGTCTCGAATGGCTTGGAACGGCAGCGTTTCGCATCGGTTATATAGCGATATTCGTTGTCATGCTGTTACCGCTGGGTATTGTTATTGCAACGTCCTTCTCCGCGTCGGGGAACTTGCAGTTCCCGCCGCAAGCGCTCTCCCTGCGATGGTACAGCGCGTTCTTTGCCGATGTGGTGTGGCTACGAGCGTTCGATAATAGTCTCGTCGTCGGTGTCGGAACGACGGTCGTCGCTACGTTTATGGGCATCACGGCTGCGTTCGGTCTTGAAGCACACAGAGGCCGGTTCGGTGATATCCTGACGCCCATCGTCATCCTACCATTGCTCATTCCGCCGGTCATCCTTGGGGTGACGCTGCTCGTGTATTTCAGCAGGCTTGGGTTTCGGTCGTCGTATCTCAGCATCATCTTGGCCCACAGTCTCTGGGCCACACCGCTCGTGTTCTTCGTGATGCAGTCCGTCTTCCAGCGGTTCGACTGGCAACTGCGCGACGCTGGGATGGACCTCGGGGCGAATCCGATCCGTGTGTTCATCCACGTCATCCTGCCGAACGTCAAAAGCGGGATACTTGTGTCTGCGCTGCTGGCGTTCATTATCAGCCTGCAGGAGTTCGTGATGGCGCTGTTCCTGTCGAACTATCAGACGCAGACGATTCCCGTGCTGGCCTGGAATTCCCTGCGCCAGTCGCTTACGCCCATCGTCAGTGTCGTCTCGACGTTTCTCATCCTCATCTCCGTTGTCGGGCTCCTCGCCGCCGCTCTCGCCACAAATATCGAATTCGTGGCGAAACGGTTGTCCTGA
- a CDS encoding zinc-dependent alcohol dehydrogenase family protein, with product MRAAVLEEYEEPLAIRDVERPDPDPDGVVAKVDACGVCRSDWHGWVGNWDWFDYKPPRGHILGHEPSGTVVEVGENVDTVKEGDTVAIPFNFACGHCHECRVGYENLCENHLGLGFQPGAPGAFAEEVPIPNADINAVKLPDGVDPVEVAGMGCRFMTSYRGMAHQADVSRGEYVVVQGLGGIGLSAVHIADALGGNVIGVDLMDEKLEMAEELGAIDTVNAAEEDDVVQAVRDITDGGAHVSLDALGIEETCQNAIESLRTRGRHVQIGLTTKEQRGYNSLPTDTIVMNEIQVQGSSGLPPSKYGEMFRMVENGKLDPGAVITDKIGLEGVSDELAAMTDYETIGIPVVNEFA from the coding sequence ATGCGAGCAGCTGTGTTAGAGGAGTACGAGGAGCCGCTAGCTATCAGAGACGTCGAACGCCCGGACCCGGACCCGGATGGCGTCGTCGCTAAGGTCGATGCCTGCGGTGTCTGCCGGAGCGACTGGCACGGATGGGTCGGCAACTGGGACTGGTTTGATTACAAGCCACCGCGGGGCCATATTCTCGGCCACGAACCGTCGGGGACGGTCGTCGAAGTCGGCGAGAATGTTGACACAGTCAAAGAAGGGGATACGGTCGCCATCCCGTTCAATTTTGCCTGTGGCCACTGTCACGAGTGCCGTGTTGGCTATGAAAACCTCTGTGAGAACCATCTGGGGCTCGGCTTCCAGCCCGGAGCGCCGGGGGCCTTTGCCGAAGAAGTCCCGATTCCAAACGCCGACATCAACGCTGTGAAGCTCCCTGATGGTGTGGACCCCGTCGAGGTCGCTGGCATGGGGTGCCGCTTCATGACGTCGTACCGTGGAATGGCCCATCAGGCCGACGTGAGTCGCGGTGAGTACGTCGTCGTTCAGGGGCTCGGTGGTATCGGACTGTCAGCGGTCCACATCGCGGACGCACTGGGTGGAAACGTCATCGGTGTCGACCTGATGGACGAAAAACTCGAAATGGCTGAAGAGCTGGGTGCCATCGACACCGTCAACGCAGCTGAAGAGGACGATGTCGTACAGGCGGTCCGAGATATCACGGACGGCGGCGCGCACGTCTCTCTAGACGCACTGGGGATTGAGGAGACCTGCCAGAACGCTATCGAATCGCTCAGAACGCGCGGGCGACACGTCCAGATCGGCCTAACGACGAAAGAACAGCGAGGGTACAACTCGCTGCCCACGGATACGATCGTAATGAACGAGATTCAGGTGCAGGGCTCTAGCGGCCTCCCGCCGTCGAAGTACGGTGAGATGTTCCGGATGGTAGAGAACGGCAAGCTCGACCCCGGTGCCGTCATAACCGACAAAATCGGTCTGGAGGGCGTTAGCGACGAACTGGCTGCCATGACCGACTACGAGACAATCGGGATTCCCGTTGTCAACGAGTTCGCCTGA
- a CDS encoding aldehyde dehydrogenase family protein, which yields MPDSETRTAMRERHLQAHEDALADIVIEPWIGGTSVSGSEPIPTRDPVIDEPITAVPVCDDELVNQAVQVAWDGFETWSDRTPTDRSQRLSEWVDVLEEHLDELALLECLDTGKPLSEARGEVEGALRTLEYYAAVARTQQGSQIPAQGDLHMYTRMEPYGVVGQITPWNFPAWAAAWKFGPALAAGNCSVLKPSAYTPLTTVRMAQLSDGIFPDGVINVVTGGGSTTGATLTEHEDVRKLSFTGSGSVGQEVMQTAAARIAPVTLELGGKSPLLVFPDADMQTAVDAAAAGVYYSTGEICDALSRAIVHEDVHDEFVDRLVARAESYTLGDPLDDETTLGPLTNEDQFETVSDYVTIGRNEGATLATGGTAPDDRALADGHYVEPAVFTDVEPDMRIAREEIFGPVQTVQSFETYDEAIALANDTEFGLAGGVATESTDIAHQAAADIDAGVVYINAYGPIRPEGPYGGFKESGIGHDLGRAAVEQYQQPKTVYVNLDSPEI from the coding sequence ATGCCTGACAGCGAGACGCGAACCGCTATGCGGGAGCGACATCTGCAGGCCCACGAGGACGCGCTAGCGGACATCGTTATCGAGCCGTGGATAGGTGGGACCTCAGTCTCAGGTTCAGAGCCGATTCCGACACGCGACCCGGTCATCGATGAACCGATAACGGCAGTCCCGGTCTGTGATGACGAGTTGGTCAACCAAGCTGTGCAAGTCGCCTGGGACGGCTTTGAAACGTGGAGTGACCGAACACCCACGGACCGATCACAGCGCCTTAGCGAGTGGGTTGACGTTCTGGAGGAGCACCTCGACGAGCTAGCCCTGTTAGAGTGTCTCGATACTGGCAAGCCACTGTCTGAAGCGCGCGGCGAAGTTGAAGGCGCGCTCAGGACACTCGAGTACTATGCGGCAGTTGCCAGGACACAACAGGGAAGTCAGATACCGGCACAGGGGGACCTCCATATGTACACGAGAATGGAGCCATACGGGGTTGTCGGACAGATCACCCCCTGGAACTTCCCTGCGTGGGCGGCCGCATGGAAGTTCGGGCCTGCCCTGGCTGCCGGCAACTGTTCTGTGCTGAAGCCATCCGCGTACACCCCATTGACAACGGTCAGGATGGCACAGCTCTCAGATGGGATCTTCCCCGACGGCGTGATCAATGTTGTCACCGGTGGTGGGTCGACGACTGGGGCCACACTAACTGAACACGAAGATGTCCGGAAGCTCTCGTTTACTGGGAGTGGCAGCGTCGGCCAGGAAGTCATGCAGACTGCCGCCGCCCGTATCGCTCCCGTGACGCTCGAACTGGGCGGGAAGTCGCCGCTTCTCGTCTTTCCCGATGCAGACATGCAAACAGCTGTCGACGCTGCCGCAGCAGGCGTCTACTACAGTACCGGTGAGATCTGTGATGCACTGTCCAGAGCAATTGTCCACGAAGACGTCCACGACGAGTTCGTCGACCGACTGGTGGCCCGGGCTGAATCGTACACGCTCGGTGACCCGCTTGATGATGAGACGACGCTGGGGCCGTTGACCAACGAGGACCAGTTTGAGACTGTGTCGGACTATGTCACCATCGGCCGAAACGAGGGTGCTACGCTCGCCACTGGTGGCACTGCACCGGATGACCGCGCCCTCGCTGACGGTCATTACGTTGAACCGGCTGTGTTCACAGATGTCGAGCCCGATATGCGAATCGCGCGCGAAGAAATCTTTGGCCCCGTCCAGACTGTCCAGTCATTCGAGACGTATGATGAGGCCATCGCGCTGGCGAACGACACGGAGTTTGGCCTTGCTGGAGGGGTCGCGACAGAATCGACTGATATCGCCCACCAAGCTGCCGCAGACATAGATGCAGGCGTCGTCTACATCAATGCATACGGACCGATCCGACCCGAAGGTCCGTACGGCGGGTTCAAAGAGTCGGGAATCGGCCACGACCTCGGCAGGGCGGCGGTAGAGCAGTACCAGCAACCCAAAACGGTGTACGTCAACCTCGACAGCCCTGAAATCTGA
- a CDS encoding MFS transporter, which translates to MTPQATDSDISETTAESPVRTANSTWWLVAGTSLISMGLAAYEIVPASVTPLIRESLQVGPTAAGLVVGVMFGTAVVVSLPVGAVLDRTDSRIAMALAVGILVIAGVWGWRAGRRGQYESILASRALGGAAYVVVWNAGIDMVSRAVDGSHRATAVGIFTASGPVGFALGQGTGPLIAHRFGWPAVFLAFIVPAIVGLAVFWPASHGHGGSRGDAPSLREFGAVLRSPSVWLVGVLGFLGYALYLFVNSWGSSYLTQGLGFSLAVSGLVVAVFPAVGVVSRISGGLISDRVFDGRRRPVVLWSFGLAAPLLLGFTQFRSLALLVAVLLLIGFAVQLTLGLSFTYVRELVDPRVAATAVAFQTSIGLAGAFVAPIVGGAVVNRAGFEPAFLLAGAVAIAGIVVAWQAPEPGRQ; encoded by the coding sequence ATGACACCACAGGCTACTGATTCCGATATTTCCGAGACCACTGCTGAATCACCTGTCCGAACAGCCAATTCGACGTGGTGGCTCGTAGCGGGTACAAGCCTCATCTCGATGGGACTGGCTGCCTACGAGATCGTTCCTGCAAGCGTTACACCGCTTATTCGGGAATCACTGCAGGTCGGGCCGACAGCCGCCGGTCTCGTCGTTGGGGTCATGTTCGGGACCGCTGTCGTCGTCAGCCTCCCTGTCGGTGCTGTGCTGGACCGGACCGATTCAAGAATCGCGATGGCCCTTGCGGTGGGCATATTGGTCATCGCCGGGGTGTGGGGATGGCGAGCCGGCCGGCGTGGCCAGTACGAGTCAATCCTTGCATCTCGTGCACTGGGGGGAGCCGCGTATGTCGTCGTCTGGAACGCCGGTATCGATATGGTAAGCCGGGCCGTCGATGGCTCTCACCGCGCGACAGCAGTGGGCATCTTCACTGCGAGCGGCCCGGTCGGCTTTGCACTCGGACAGGGAACGGGGCCGCTCATTGCCCACCGGTTCGGCTGGCCGGCTGTCTTTCTGGCCTTCATTGTCCCCGCAATCGTGGGGCTGGCCGTCTTCTGGCCAGCGAGCCACGGGCACGGTGGGAGCCGCGGCGATGCCCCGTCCCTGCGAGAATTCGGGGCCGTGCTCCGGAGCCCGAGCGTCTGGCTTGTCGGTGTCCTCGGCTTCCTGGGTTACGCGCTGTACCTGTTCGTGAATAGCTGGGGCTCGTCGTACCTCACACAGGGTTTGGGCTTCTCTCTGGCCGTGAGCGGGCTCGTCGTTGCTGTATTCCCCGCTGTTGGGGTGGTATCTCGAATCAGCGGCGGACTCATTTCGGACCGGGTCTTTGATGGCAGACGGCGACCGGTCGTGCTGTGGTCGTTCGGTCTCGCCGCTCCGCTTCTCCTCGGGTTTACGCAGTTTCGCTCGCTGGCACTACTTGTTGCTGTCCTCCTGCTGATCGGGTTTGCGGTCCAACTGACGCTTGGCCTCTCGTTTACGTACGTCCGCGAACTCGTCGACCCGCGCGTCGCTGCAACGGCAGTCGCATTCCAGACTAGTATCGGCCTCGCGGGGGCGTTTGTTGCACCGATTGTCGGCGGCGCCGTGGTGAACAGAGCTGGATTCGAACCGGCGTTTTTACTGGCCGGCGCGGTCGCTATCGCTGGTATCGTTGTTGCATGGCAGGCCCCGGAGCCTGGACGCCAGTAG